In Euphorbia lathyris chromosome 10, ddEupLath1.1, whole genome shotgun sequence, a single genomic region encodes these proteins:
- the LOC136208958 gene encoding NDR1/HIN1-like protein 3: SPSPSHQPFLIWFGAIICLIFSLILIFFGIATLIIYLVIKPRNPVFDIPNANLNSIYFDSPQYFNGDITFLANFSNPNQKIDVRFEHVDIELYFSDRLVGIQTARQPFTQRRKETRLESVHVISSLVYLPRDLAAQLQRQVQNNKIIYNVRGTFKVRATIGLIHYSYWLHSRCVIEMTGPPTGVLVARTCKTKR, from the coding sequence TCTCCATCACCATCGCACCAACCCTTTTTGATCTGGTTTGGTGCAATAATATGTCTCATCTTCAGCCTTATTCTCATCTTCTTCGGTATCGCAACTTTGATCATCTATCTTGTCATTAAGCCAAGAAACCCTGTGTTTGATATTCCTAATGCAAATCTAAATAGCATCTACTTTGATTCACCCCAGTATTTCAATGGGGACATTACTTTCCTGGCAAACTTCTCCAACCCAAACCAGAAAATCGATGTAAGATTCGAGCATGTGGATATAGAGCTCTACTTTTCTGACAGACTCGTAGGAATACAAACAGCTCGTCAACCTTTCACCCAAAGGCGAAAAGAAACGAGGTTGGAGTCAGTTCATGTGATATCAAGTTTAGTGTATTTACCTCGTGATCTTGCTGCACAACTTCAAAGGCAGGTGCAGAATAACAAAATCATCTACAATGTAAGAGGAACTTTCAAAGTGAGAGCTACAATTGGTTTGATCCATTACTCATACTGGTTACACAGTAGATGTGTGATAGAGATGACAGGTCCGCCTACTGGTGTTTTAGTAGCTCGAACTTGCAAAACAAAAAGATGA
- the LOC136208626 gene encoding sufE-like protein 1, chloroplastic/mitochondrial, protein MLKSNPSFSLTSSRNCVVRSQKKRSFLVCPLINAGCLRSPSLTALKGSMAICAPSSMILSSATSISSSLRLFTTRFPISLNPSKFFISDVKPIKQSLFILYKPISFQKITTKKPPPPFASAPGATSLQPIEELPPKLQEIVKLFQSVQEPKAKYEQLLFYGKNLKPLDSQFKTRENKVEGCVSQVWVRAYLDTDRNVVFEADSDSVLTKGLAALLVQGLSGRPVEEVLRVSPDFAVLLGLQQSLTPSRNNGFLNMLKLMQKKALELYVEAEKPNGLNLGVGGSEESSVELGNKTVSIQNDIESNAIRNSIDNSVSISEPKAANGGNNDDSDKIGSRGKRIKEILERELKPIELEVEDVSYQHAGHAGVRGSDGETHFNLKVVSQEFEGKSLVKRHRLVYGLLQEELQSGLHALSIVANTPAEVDAR, encoded by the exons ATGCTAAAATCAAATCCTTCCTTTTCTCTTACCAGCAGCCGCAATTGTGTGGTTCGCTCCCAGAAGAAGCGATCATTTCTCGTGTGCCCCTTGATCAACGCTGGATGTTTGAGGAGTCCGAGCTTAACGGCCCT GAAGGGGAGTATGGCAATCTGTGCACCGTCTTCTATGATACTTTCATCGGCTACCTCGATCTCCTCTTCTCTTCGCTTATTTACCACTAGATTCCCAATTTCCCTTAACCCATCAAAATTCTTCATCTCTGATGTCAAACCCATAAAGCAATCCTTATTCATTTTGTATAAACCAATCTCTTTCCAGAAAATTACAACGAAGAAACCTCCGCCACCGTTTGCATCGGCACCGGGCGCTACGTCTTTGCAacccattgaagaacttcctccAAAGCTTCAAGAAATCGTCAAGCTCTTTCAATCTGTCCAAGAACCAAAGGCTAAATACGAGCAGCTCCTTTTTTATGGCAAAAACTTGAAGCCACTCGATTCCCAATTTAAAACCAGAGAGAACAAAGTAGAAGGTTGTGTTTCGCAAGTCTGGGTTCGGGCATATTTAGATACCGATAGGAATGTTGTATTTGAAGCTGATTCCGATTCAGTTCTCACAAAGGGGCTAGCCGCTTTGCTTGTTCAGGGGCTTTCTGGCCGGCCGGTGGAAGAGGTGTTAAGGGTTTCACCGGATTTCGCTGTGCTTCTTGGATTGCAGCAAAGTTTGACCCCTTCTAGGAATAATGGGTTTTTGAATATGTTGAAATTGATGCAAAAGAAGGCACTTGAGTTGTATGTTGAGGCTGAAAAGCCTAATGGGTTGAATTTAGGGGTGGGTGGAAGCGAGGAATCGAGTGTTGAATTGGGTAATAAAACAGTGAGTATTCAAAATGATATAGAGTCAAATGCCATAAGGAATTCCATTGACAATTCGGTGTCAATTTCAGAACCAAAAGCTGCTAATGGTGGTAATAATGATGATTCAGATAAAATAGGCAGTAGAGGAAAAAGAATTAAGGAGATATTGGAGAGAGAGCTCAAGCCAATAGAGTTGGAAGTGGAGGATGTTTCTTATCAGCACGCGGGGCATGCTGGTGTAAGAGGAAGTGATGGCGAGACTCATTTCAATTTGAAGGTGGTATCCCAAGAGTTTGAGGGGAAGAGTTTGGTTAAAAGGCATAGATTAGTTTATGGTTTACTGCAAGAGGAATTACAGAGTGGATTACATGCTTTGTCAATTGTGGCAAACACACCGGCTGAGGTTGATGCAAGATGA